The Cryobacterium sp. SO1 genomic sequence TGCCGATGACCTGGAACCCTGCGTCGACCGGCACGGTGGCCGAGTCGCCGATGAACTGGTTGCCGCCGCGCCAGATGAGCATGCCGGCCAGCGTCACGATGAACGCCGGAACGCCGATATAGGCCACCCAGAACCCCTGCCAGGCGCCGATGAGGCCACCCACAACAAGTCCGAGGATGATGGCTGCCCACCACGGAAAGTTCCAGTCCTTCATGGCCAGAGCAACGATGATGCCGGTGAACGCCGCGACCGAACCGACCGAGAGGTCGATGTGGCCGGCGATGATCACCATCACCATGCCGATCGCCAGAATCAGGATGTAGGAGTACTGCTGCACGATGTTGATGATGTTGCCGGGCTGGAGGGTCTTACCGCCCGTCCAGACCTGGAAGATGATGATGATCGCGACGAGGGCGCCGAGGATGCCGAACTGCTTGAGCGACCCACCGCCGCCGAACAGACTCTTCAGGTCACGGATGTCGAATCCGCTGCGCTTGTCAGTATCGGGTGCGCTCATTACGCGACTGCTTTCTGTGAGGAGGAGGTCATGCTCCGCATAAGGGTTTCGGGATCGGCCTGGGCGACCGGGAGTTCGTTGGTGATCTTGCCTTCGAAAATCGTGTAGATGCGGTCAGAGACACCGAGGAGCTCAGGCAGCTCTGACGAGATCATGATGATGCCCGTGCCCCGTGCGGCGAGGTCGCGGATGATCTGGTACACCTCGGCCTTGGCACCCACATCGATGCCGCGCGTCGGTTCGTCCAGGATCAGCAGGTCGGGATCGGTGAACATCCACTTGGCCAGCACAACCTTCTGCTGGTTGCCGCCGGAGAGCTTGGTCACCCCCTCCTCAACGGTGGGCGTCTTGATGCGCAGGCTCTTGCGGTACTGCTCGGAGACCTGCGCCTCCTCGAGTTCGTTCACGACGACGCCGCGAGAGATCTTGCTGAGCTTGGCCGAGACGATGGACCGCTTGATGGTGTCGAGCAGGTTGAGGCCCAGGGACTTGCGGTCTTCGCTGACGTAGGCGATCCCGTGCCCGATCGCCTCGGCGACGGTACGCAGCTTGATCTCTTCGCCGTCCTTGAACACCTGGCCGGAGATGAACTTGCCGTACGAACGGCCGAACAGGCTCATCGCGAGCTCGGTGCGCCCGGCGCCCATGAGGCCGGCGAACCCCACGACCTCACCGCGACGAACGGTGAAGCTCGAGTTCTTCACCACCTGGCGCTCGGCGGTGAGGGGGTGCTGCACAGTCCAGTCGCGCACCTCGAAGAAGACCTCGCCGATCTTGGCGGTGTGTTCGGGGAACCGATTGCCCAGCGTGCGCCCGACCATGCCGCGGATGATGCGGTCTTCGTCGACTCCGTCCGCCACCACGTCGAGAGTTTCGATGGACTTGCCATCGCGGATGATGGTGATCTGGTCGGCGATCTGCTCGATCTCGTTGAGCTTGTGGGAGATCATGATCGACGAGATGCCCTTGCCCTTGAGGCCGCGGATCAGGTCGAGCAGGTGCTGCGAGTCGCTCTCGTTGAGGGCGGCGGTGGGCTCGTCCAGAATGAGCAGCTTCACGTTCTTGTTCAGCGCCTTGGCGATCTCCACCAGCTGCTGCTTGCCGACACCGATGTTCTTCACCTGGGTGTCCGGGTCGTCGTCGAGCCCGACGCGGGCGAGCAGCTCGACTGCCCGGCGCTGGGCGTCGACCCAGTTGATGATGCCCCGGCGGCCGGGCTCGTTGCCGAGGAAGATGTTCTCGGTGATCGAGAGCTCGGGGATGAGCGCGAGTTCCTGGTGGATGATGACAATGCCGGCGGCCTCGCTCTGCTTGATGTCACGGAAGCGCACCACCTGGCCTTCGTAGACGATGTCGCCGTCGTAGGTGCCGAAGGGGTACACGCCGGACAGCACCTTCATCAGCGTGGACTTGCCGGCCCCGTTCTCGCCGCAGATCGCGTGGATCTCTTCGGCCCGCACGGTGAGTGACACCTTGTCGAGGGCTTTGACACCCGGGAACTCCTTGGTGATGGACCGCATCTCCAGGATGGTGGGGTGAGCGCTGTGAGCCGTCTCCACGTCTGACCTCCTCGTCTGATCAGGCCCTGTCGAGCGGCCCTGATCTGAACGCTAGACCCGGCGCAGGGTTGTCGTCAACTTGTTAACGCAGGGAATTGGCAACGATCAGCTAACGGTGGGTTTTATCCCCGCCTGTTGCAGCACAAGAGCCGCGCCACCGAGCGCTTCGGCCCGCTCCCCCAACGACGACATCACCAGGTCGGTGGTCTCCATGATCATCGGCACTGCATAGCGCTGGAGCGCGCTGCGGATCGGGCCGAGCAGCATTTCGCCCAGCCCGGTCAGCGGGCCGCCGACGATGATCGTGTGCGGGTTGATGAGGTTGGTGATCGCAGCGATAGATCGACCCACGGCAAGGCCGGCCTCTTCGACCACACGGATGGCGCGTTCGTCACCCTCGAGTGCCAACCGCACGATGTCCCTCGTTCGCACCGGGCGGGCGAGGGTGCGCGAGAGCAGTTCGATCATGATGGTGGTGGAGGCCACGGTCTCAAGGCATCCGCGGTTGCCACAGCGGCACAACAGCCCGTGCTCGTAAATGGGTGTGTGACCGATCTCCCCGGACAGACCGATATTCCCGGCATACGGAACGCCGTTCAGAATCAACCCGGCGCCGATTCCGGTACCCACCTTGACGAACACGACAGTAGGGGTGCCTGCATGCGATCCCCAGGTGACCTCGGCGAGCACGCCCAGGTTCGCGTCGTTCTCCAGATACACCGGCACCTCGAGGATCTCCTCGAGCATGCCGACGGTGACGCCCACCCACTCGGGCAGAATGGCGCCGTCGAGCACGGTGCCGGTGCGCCGGTCGATCGGACCGGGCACTCCGACGCCGACGCCGAGCACCGACGCGCGCTGCACCCTGGCGTGGTTCAGGGTCGAGGTGAGCAGGTTGGCCGCGATGTCCAGCGCCTCGGCGGCCGTGTACCCGACGGGGATCTCGACCTCCTTCTCTGCGATCACCCGGTAGTCGAGCGTGGCCACAATGATGCGCACGTGACGGCGGCCGAAGTCCATGCCCACCGACACCGCGCCATCGGTAGAAGACAGGCTCACCAGCCGGGCTCGCCGGCCGGAACTCAAGGTCGGTGATGTCGCGACCAGACCGAGATCAACGAGGACCTTCACAATGTTCGAGACAGTCGCGGCAGAAAGCCCGGTGGCACGGGCAATTTCAGCCTGCGTCGTTGGTCCGCCGGAGACCGTGGAAAGGATTCGCTGCTGGTTCGAGAGCCGTAGGGCGCTTTGCGACCCTGGATTGCTTCGTTGGCGCACCGGCATGTATACAAGAGTGCAGCATTTCACTGGTGCCGTCAACAAGTGAACACATTAGAGCGGCCCAGCGAAAGGCTCAGCTGGCGATCGCCGGGATGATGGCGCCCGAGAAAACCTGCCAGGCCAGTGCCGTTTTGGCCACGAGGCTCAGCGTGATGTAGGTGCGTTCGCCCTGCAGGTAGCTCTTCCACTTGCCCACCTGCTTGTACTGCAGCCACTGGTTGATGGCGAAGGTGTTGAAGAACACGAACAACGAGATGACGATGCCGACCACGAAGCCGGGGGCCGCAACGTCGCTGGCGCTGCCGGGCCGCAGGAAGTAGATGAGGATCAAGATCCACGGGACGATGCCGACCATGGAACCGAAGATGAAGGGCAGCATCCCACCCGTCCCCGGCTGCTCGTACTTCTCCTGCAGCGCTCCGAACATGATCATGGCCGCGTTGACCGCAAAGACGGCGAACAGCGCTCCGATGTCGGTGACGCCGTTGATCGCCAGGATCAGC encodes the following:
- a CDS encoding ROK family transcriptional regulator translates to MPVRQRSNPGSQSALRLSNQQRILSTVSGGPTTQAEIARATGLSAATVSNIVKVLVDLGLVATSPTLSSGRRARLVSLSSTDGAVSVGMDFGRRHVRIIVATLDYRVIAEKEVEIPVGYTAAEALDIAANLLTSTLNHARVQRASVLGVGVGVPGPIDRRTGTVLDGAILPEWVGVTVGMLEEILEVPVYLENDANLGVLAEVTWGSHAGTPTVVFVKVGTGIGAGLILNGVPYAGNIGLSGEIGHTPIYEHGLLCRCGNRGCLETVASTTIMIELLSRTLARPVRTRDIVRLALEGDERAIRVVEEAGLAVGRSIAAITNLINPHTIIVGGPLTGLGEMLLGPIRSALQRYAVPMIMETTDLVMSSLGERAEALGGAALVLQQAGIKPTVS
- the heR gene encoding heliorhodopsin HeR; its protein translation is MAKRDYTPDQQIDRLRIYNVVAGSLHLVQAVLFAVILTMLSSQVLFAVTADYLAGPPGVPIPPERVTLFEVNIGVGVVAFLALSAFFHFLISSPWFFNRYKTGLLSNHNYFRWVEYSLSSSIMIWLILAINGVTDIGALFAVFAVNAAMIMFGALQEKYEQPGTGGMLPFIFGSMVGIVPWILILIYFLRPGSASDVAAPGFVVGIVISLFVFFNTFAINQWLQYKQVGKWKSYLQGERTYITLSLVAKTALAWQVFSGAIIPAIAS
- the mmsA gene encoding multiple monosaccharide ABC transporter ATP-binding protein gives rise to the protein MRSITKEFPGVKALDKVSLTVRAEEIHAICGENGAGKSTLMKVLSGVYPFGTYDGDIVYEGQVVRFRDIKQSEAAGIVIIHQELALIPELSITENIFLGNEPGRRGIINWVDAQRRAVELLARVGLDDDPDTQVKNIGVGKQQLVEIAKALNKNVKLLILDEPTAALNESDSQHLLDLIRGLKGKGISSIMISHKLNEIEQIADQITIIRDGKSIETLDVVADGVDEDRIIRGMVGRTLGNRFPEHTAKIGEVFFEVRDWTVQHPLTAERQVVKNSSFTVRRGEVVGFAGLMGAGRTELAMSLFGRSYGKFISGQVFKDGEEIKLRTVAEAIGHGIAYVSEDRKSLGLNLLDTIKRSIVSAKLSKISRGVVVNELEEAQVSEQYRKSLRIKTPTVEEGVTKLSGGNQQKVVLAKWMFTDPDLLILDEPTRGIDVGAKAEVYQIIRDLAARGTGIIMISSELPELLGVSDRIYTIFEGKITNELPVAQADPETLMRSMTSSSQKAVA